The Streptomyces avermitilis MA-4680 = NBRC 14893 genome contains a region encoding:
- a CDS encoding sigma-70 family RNA polymerase sigma factor: MITPVLPVSREKRDAGRKAADQPGAMAWPDDAATAWALAARAGDPDAVDRFVRALHPDVVRYITHLSSDRQLADDLAQDTFLRALGSLHRFEGRSSARTWLLSIARRTVIDNVRYTAARPRLRDTDDWTVWAERAQPSGLPGFEDGVALLDLLDALPAERREAFVLTQLTGLPYEEAAEASGCPVGTIRSRVARARATLVALLVEAEESRAPAAVAA; the protein is encoded by the coding sequence GTGATCACTCCTGTCCTCCCCGTGTCGCGCGAGAAGCGCGACGCGGGGCGCAAGGCGGCGGATCAGCCCGGCGCCATGGCATGGCCCGACGATGCGGCCACCGCCTGGGCCCTCGCCGCCCGCGCCGGCGACCCCGACGCCGTCGACCGCTTCGTGCGTGCCCTGCACCCCGACGTCGTCCGCTACATCACGCACCTCTCCTCCGACCGTCAGCTCGCCGACGACCTGGCGCAGGACACGTTCCTGCGGGCACTCGGCAGCCTGCACCGGTTCGAGGGGCGCTCGTCGGCGCGTACGTGGCTGCTGTCCATCGCGCGCCGCACGGTGATCGACAACGTGCGCTACACCGCGGCCCGGCCGCGGCTGCGTGACACGGACGACTGGACGGTATGGGCCGAGCGGGCCCAGCCGAGCGGTCTGCCCGGCTTCGAGGACGGTGTGGCCTTGCTCGATCTGCTGGACGCGCTGCCTGCTGAGCGCCGTGAGGCGTTCGTCCTCACCCAGCTGACGGGACTGCCCTACGAGGAGGCTGCCGAGGCCAGCGGTTGTCCCGTCGGCACGATCCGCTCGCGGGTGGCACGAGCCCGGGCGACCCTCGTCGCACTTCTTGTCGAGGCCGAGGAGTCGCGGGCCCCCGCCGCCGTCGCCGCGTGA
- a CDS encoding aspartyl/asparaginyl beta-hydroxylase domain-containing protein, whose translation MTPEIENAFAAIRAEFGAESIRRVEQMLEPSGSERHPLQKAAKWIMPGLSPTPWHDPYAYAELAPVVHELEASHQAIKEELKVAWSARREAFSDYEHYLTRQDNWQALYLFREGGITEESAATVPIAYQVLKDVAVDTGKICPLLECHFSTLLPGAVIEPHCDLWNFSINLHLAVDIPDGCSITVAGETRSWEEGKCLLFDYSFEHEARNTGTRPRTCLLIDLWHPETTVPERRALVALITEIRRLMGED comes from the coding sequence ATGACACCAGAGATAGAGAACGCCTTCGCCGCGATCAGAGCCGAGTTCGGTGCGGAATCGATCAGGCGGGTCGAGCAGATGCTGGAGCCGAGCGGGAGCGAGCGGCATCCGCTGCAGAAAGCAGCCAAGTGGATCATGCCGGGACTGTCTCCCACTCCCTGGCACGACCCGTACGCCTACGCCGAACTGGCCCCCGTCGTCCATGAACTGGAGGCCAGCCATCAGGCGATCAAGGAAGAGCTGAAGGTCGCATGGTCGGCGCGACGGGAGGCGTTCTCGGACTACGAGCACTACCTGACCCGCCAGGACAACTGGCAGGCCCTCTACCTCTTCCGTGAAGGAGGTATCACCGAAGAGTCGGCCGCAACGGTTCCCATCGCATATCAGGTGCTGAAAGACGTCGCCGTCGACACGGGAAAAATATGCCCTCTCCTGGAATGTCATTTCTCTACTCTGTTGCCGGGGGCCGTCATCGAACCCCATTGCGACCTGTGGAACTTCAGCATCAACCTGCATCTCGCCGTGGACATCCCTGACGGTTGCAGCATCACGGTCGCCGGGGAGACTCGCTCCTGGGAAGAGGGCAAGTGCCTGCTCTTCGACTACTCCTTCGAGCACGAGGCGCGCAACACGGGCACCCGCCCGCGTACCTGCCTGCTCATCGACCTCTGGCATCCGGAGACCACTGTTCCGGAGCGCCGGGCGCTGGTCGCCCTCATCACCGAGATCCGTCGGCTCATGGGGGAGGACTGA
- the scoE gene encoding (3R)-3-[(carboxymethyl)amino]fatty acid oxygenase/decarboxylase gives MRINERPGTAIGATVEGFDHATASDADIAALKSTVYTKKIAVLKGQDLSPQEFLELGKRLGRPETYYEPMYHHPEVTEIFVSSNVPENGKQIGVPKTGKFWHADYQFMPDPFGITLIYPQVIPRQNRGTYFIDMGRAYDRLPEDLKKEIGGTYCRHSVRKYFKIRPHDVYRPISEIIEEVERKTPAVVQPTTFTHPMTGETVLYISEGFTIGVEDQDGEPLDDELLKRLFQATGQLDETFEHDNIHLQSFEQGDLLVWDNRSLIHRARHTTTPEPTVSYRVTVHDERKLHDGIKVA, from the coding sequence ATGCGGATCAATGAACGGCCCGGCACCGCGATCGGCGCGACGGTCGAGGGCTTCGACCACGCCACCGCCTCGGACGCCGACATCGCCGCACTCAAAAGCACCGTCTACACGAAGAAGATCGCCGTCCTGAAGGGCCAGGACCTCTCTCCCCAGGAGTTCCTCGAACTCGGCAAGCGGCTGGGGCGCCCCGAGACCTACTACGAGCCGATGTACCACCACCCGGAGGTCACGGAGATATTCGTATCCTCCAACGTGCCGGAGAACGGAAAGCAGATAGGCGTACCGAAGACCGGAAAGTTCTGGCACGCGGACTACCAGTTCATGCCTGACCCCTTCGGGATCACCCTGATCTACCCCCAGGTCATTCCGCGGCAGAACCGCGGCACGTATTTCATCGACATGGGCCGGGCATACGACAGGCTGCCCGAAGATCTCAAGAAGGAGATCGGCGGAACGTACTGCCGGCACTCGGTGCGCAAATATTTCAAGATCCGGCCCCACGACGTCTACCGCCCCATCTCGGAGATCATCGAGGAGGTCGAGCGGAAGACCCCGGCCGTCGTCCAGCCGACCACGTTCACGCACCCCATGACCGGGGAGACGGTCCTCTACATCAGCGAGGGCTTCACCATCGGCGTCGAGGACCAGGACGGCGAGCCGCTCGACGACGAGCTGCTCAAGCGACTGTTCCAGGCCACCGGCCAGCTCGACGAGACCTTCGAGCACGACAACATCCACCTGCAGAGCTTCGAGCAGGGCGACCTGCTGGTCTGGGACAACCGCAGCCTCATCCACCGCGCCCGGCACACGACCACCCCCGAGCCGACCGTCTCCTACCGGGTCACCGTGCACGACGAGCGAAAGCTACACGACGGGATCAAGGTGGCATGA
- a CDS encoding beta-ketoacyl-ACP synthase III, which yields MSPTAAGSYAPAAVLCGLAGWVPPRVVTNEHLARRLDTDDAWIRTRTGIRRRHAVDPGQATSDLAVEAGRRALVCAATASVDAVVVATTTPDHSCPATAPAVAARLGLTGAAAFDISAVCTGFVYGLASAAGLIAAGVAERVLLIGADTYSTIVDPLDRANAIIFGDGAGAVVLRAGHPDEPGAVGHFDLGSDGAHEDLIMVAAGGSRQRSRPGEPSRQDRHFGMRGKEVYRHAVTRMAESARATLSRAGWKTDDVDHFVPHQANLRILHSVADDLGLPRERCVTHVESVGNTGAASIPLALADAAAGQTLRPGDRVLLTAFGGGLTWGSCLLTWPTLPAPAPPYDPHAQGERTTS from the coding sequence ATGTCCCCTACCGCCGCCGGTTCTTACGCCCCGGCAGCCGTCCTGTGCGGGCTGGCCGGATGGGTGCCGCCCCGTGTGGTGACCAACGAGCACCTCGCACGACGGCTCGACACCGACGACGCATGGATCCGCACACGGACCGGGATCCGCCGACGGCATGCCGTCGACCCCGGACAGGCGACGTCCGACCTGGCTGTCGAAGCCGGCCGCCGGGCGCTCGTCTGCGCCGCGACGGCCAGCGTCGACGCCGTCGTCGTCGCCACGACGACGCCGGACCACAGTTGCCCGGCCACCGCGCCCGCCGTTGCCGCACGGCTCGGTCTGACGGGAGCGGCCGCCTTCGACATCAGCGCCGTGTGCACCGGGTTCGTCTACGGCCTCGCCTCGGCCGCCGGACTCATCGCGGCCGGCGTGGCCGAACGGGTGCTGCTCATCGGGGCGGACACCTACTCCACGATCGTGGATCCCCTCGACCGGGCCAACGCGATCATCTTCGGCGACGGCGCGGGAGCCGTCGTCCTGCGCGCCGGACACCCCGACGAGCCCGGCGCGGTCGGCCACTTCGACCTCGGCAGCGACGGCGCTCACGAGGACCTGATCATGGTCGCGGCCGGCGGCTCCCGACAGCGCTCCCGTCCGGGCGAACCCAGTCGCCAGGACCGGCACTTCGGCATGCGGGGCAAGGAGGTCTACCGCCACGCGGTGACGCGCATGGCCGAGTCGGCGCGCGCCACACTGTCCCGGGCCGGCTGGAAGACCGACGACGTCGACCACTTCGTACCCCACCAGGCCAATCTGCGGATCCTGCACTCGGTGGCCGACGACCTCGGTCTCCCACGGGAGCGCTGCGTGACACATGTCGAGTCCGTCGGCAACACGGGCGCCGCGTCCATCCCGCTCGCCCTTGCCGACGCGGCCGCCGGACAGACACTCCGGCCCGGCGACCGGGTTCTGCTCACCGCCTTCGGAGGCGGCCTCACCTGGGGCTCCTGCCTCCTGACCTGGCCCACGCTCCCCGCGCCGGCCCCACCGTACGACCCGCACGCCCAAGGAGAACGGACGACGTCATGA
- a CDS encoding fatty acid--CoA ligase produces MAMDRLHHPELQTLVQTTSFHARNQPTTPAVLFEGRTVTYEQLHRESNRIAHAVQAAGLTPGDRVAYLGKESEHYYEILFGCAKSGTVLVPVNWRLTAPEVSHILRDSGTRLLFLEEEFGPIVEKMPTAPPETVVGLGEPFVAWKASHPDTDPTPHVTPDTPVAQLYTSGTTGLPKGVVLAHRSFFAIRDALASEGLDWIDWRAGDIALIGIPGFHIGGLWWATQNFNAGTTIVAMRAFAARQAVDLIRDLGITTACVVPAMLRMMLTEPRVSAKDFTTLRKTVYGGSPISEALLEESLAVLDCEFAQIYGLTETGNTAVCLPPAAHVPGGSLMQAAGRPYPGVGSKVIDGEGRELPPGAVGEVCLATPAHMVEYWGLPGKTAETLVDGWIHTGDAGYIDEDGYIFIRDRIKDAILVAGENVYPAEIENVLEHHPGVAEAVVVGAPDERWGEYVHAFVVPAPGQRPSPRDLHTFLVPRLASFKLPARYEFIESVPRNPSGKILRRELRDRFWDDSARKVN; encoded by the coding sequence ATGGCCATGGACAGGCTCCACCATCCGGAGCTTCAGACGCTCGTCCAGACCACGAGCTTCCACGCACGGAACCAGCCCACGACCCCCGCGGTTCTCTTCGAGGGCCGCACGGTCACGTACGAGCAACTGCACCGAGAGAGCAACCGCATCGCCCACGCCGTCCAGGCCGCCGGACTCACGCCGGGCGACCGGGTCGCGTACCTCGGCAAGGAGTCCGAGCACTACTACGAGATCCTCTTCGGCTGTGCCAAGAGCGGCACCGTGCTCGTACCCGTCAACTGGCGGCTGACCGCGCCCGAGGTCAGCCATATCCTGCGGGACTCCGGGACCCGACTGCTTTTCCTGGAGGAGGAGTTCGGGCCGATCGTCGAGAAGATGCCGACCGCACCCCCCGAAACGGTCGTCGGGCTCGGAGAGCCCTTCGTCGCCTGGAAGGCATCCCACCCCGACACCGACCCGACACCGCACGTCACCCCCGACACCCCCGTCGCCCAGCTCTACACCAGCGGCACCACCGGACTGCCCAAGGGCGTCGTCCTCGCCCACCGCAGCTTCTTCGCGATCCGTGACGCGCTGGCGAGCGAGGGGCTGGACTGGATCGACTGGCGCGCAGGCGACATCGCGCTGATCGGTATCCCCGGATTCCACATCGGCGGTCTGTGGTGGGCCACACAGAACTTCAACGCCGGAACCACGATCGTCGCGATGCGGGCCTTCGCCGCCCGCCAGGCCGTCGACCTCATCCGCGACCTCGGCATCACCACCGCCTGCGTCGTCCCGGCGATGCTCCGCATGATGCTGACCGAACCCCGCGTCAGCGCCAAGGACTTCACCACCCTGCGCAAGACCGTCTACGGCGGCTCCCCGATCTCCGAGGCACTGCTTGAGGAGAGCCTCGCCGTTCTCGACTGCGAGTTCGCCCAGATCTACGGCCTCACCGAGACCGGCAACACCGCTGTGTGCCTGCCCCCGGCCGCCCATGTCCCCGGCGGTTCCCTCATGCAGGCGGCCGGGCGGCCGTATCCGGGTGTGGGCAGCAAGGTGATCGACGGCGAGGGGCGCGAACTGCCGCCGGGCGCGGTCGGGGAGGTCTGTCTGGCCACGCCGGCCCACATGGTCGAGTACTGGGGACTGCCCGGCAAGACCGCCGAGACCCTCGTCGACGGCTGGATCCACACCGGGGACGCCGGCTATATCGACGAGGACGGCTACATCTTCATCCGCGACCGCATCAAGGACGCCATCCTCGTCGCCGGCGAGAACGTCTACCCCGCCGAGATCGAGAACGTACTGGAGCACCACCCCGGCGTAGCGGAGGCCGTCGTCGTCGGCGCCCCCGACGAACGCTGGGGCGAGTACGTGCACGCCTTCGTCGTCCCCGCGCCCGGACAGCGGCCCAGCCCCCGGGACCTGCACACCTTCCTCGTCCCGCGGCTCGCGAGCTTCAAGCTGCCCGCCCGCTACGAGTTCATCGAGAGCGTCCCGCGCAACCCCAGCGGAAAGATCCTGCGCCGCGAGCTGCGCGACCGCTTCTGGGACGACTCCGCACGCAAGGTCAACTGA
- a CDS encoding acyl carrier protein, which translates to MSTTYDRLVDILARLHDAPADRIRPEATLGELDVDSLTTVEISIRIERDLGVAVGDDELQPDLTLGDLAGLVDARQATV; encoded by the coding sequence ATGAGCACCACCTACGACCGACTGGTCGACATCCTCGCGAGGTTGCACGACGCCCCGGCGGACCGGATCCGCCCCGAGGCGACCCTCGGCGAACTGGACGTCGACTCGCTGACGACGGTCGAGATCAGCATCCGCATCGAACGCGACCTCGGAGTCGCCGTCGGCGATGACGAACTCCAGCCCGACCTCACCCTCGGCGATCTCGCCGGACTCGTCGACGCCCGCCAGGCAACCGTCTGA
- the scoD gene encoding (2E)-enoyl-ACP glycyltransferase, with amino-acid sequence MTTAQHPTDEDLLARVLVPYKDHCKYLRSAVVTESDTGRAVARCEFAIPESCYIDDTGHLNSVEVNICYNQMMYYLVAKSVKEGLLAGFESWTLDDFWKHQLPDILIARFASNFRRPVNPRAFSGEMEFQSVTRRAPAGGIPFLHAETAYRYWDADSGRCDGEAVLAFVNIP; translated from the coding sequence ATGACGACGGCCCAGCACCCCACGGACGAGGACCTGTTGGCGCGCGTGCTGGTGCCCTACAAGGACCACTGCAAGTATCTGCGCTCGGCCGTCGTGACCGAGAGCGACACCGGACGGGCCGTCGCCCGCTGCGAGTTCGCGATTCCGGAGTCGTGCTATATCGACGACACCGGCCATCTGAATTCCGTCGAGGTGAACATCTGCTACAACCAGATGATGTACTACCTCGTCGCCAAGTCCGTGAAAGAAGGGCTCCTGGCGGGGTTCGAATCCTGGACGCTGGACGACTTCTGGAAGCATCAGCTCCCGGACATCCTGATCGCCCGCTTCGCCTCCAACTTCCGGCGGCCCGTCAACCCACGTGCATTCTCCGGGGAGATGGAATTTCAGTCCGTCACCCGGCGCGCCCCCGCAGGCGGCATCCCGTTCCTGCACGCCGAGACCGCCTACCGCTACTGGGACGCCGACTCGGGCCGGTGCGACGGCGAGGCCGTCCTGGCGTTCGTCAACATCCCCTGA
- a CDS encoding MFS transporter, with translation MSVTEPAKAPLRKSIGLPLLVLASGQLVISLDYNIVYVALPDIGAGLGFSDHDLQWVVSAYVVATGGFLLLGGRAADLLGRRRMFLVAASLYAGSSLVGGLAQTPGVLVAVRAVQGIGGSLLFPATLSLINTLYDEGPDRNRALAVWGAAGAGGLCFGSLLGGVLVEAFGWPSVFFVNVPVAGTLAVAGWRLFPADGPWDRSRHFDVAGALTATGGITLLVFLLVQAPAEGWDTPAALASAVLSLGLLALFAVVERRSRDPLVPARLFADRGLLAAMGVTALFSATFSSVPYFLTLYFQTVHGYRAVATGFAFLVPAVVVAVGTQAGGRAVSAFGVRRMLVGGMALGAAGAAALGLALTADGSYPALLPGIVLLSVGQGAAWTGMWIAASAGVAPGDQGIASGLASTTLQVGGAVGLALLVGVAGGVGQNASGPGLLDGIRTAVFVIAGGIGCGAFALLALRRTTSP, from the coding sequence ATGTCCGTGACAGAGCCGGCGAAGGCTCCGCTCCGAAAGTCCATCGGACTTCCTCTGCTTGTTCTGGCGTCGGGTCAGCTCGTCATCTCGCTCGACTACAACATCGTGTACGTCGCTCTGCCCGACATCGGTGCAGGGCTGGGATTCTCCGACCACGACCTGCAGTGGGTGGTGAGCGCCTACGTCGTGGCCACCGGCGGCTTCCTGCTGTTGGGCGGCCGGGCCGCGGACCTGCTCGGCCGGCGCCGGATGTTCCTTGTCGCGGCGTCGCTGTACGCGGGGTCGTCCCTCGTGGGCGGCCTGGCTCAGACGCCCGGCGTCTTGGTCGCTGTCCGGGCGGTCCAGGGCATCGGCGGCTCCCTCCTGTTCCCGGCGACGCTGTCTCTGATCAACACCCTGTACGACGAAGGGCCCGACCGGAACCGGGCCTTGGCGGTGTGGGGTGCCGCGGGAGCCGGCGGGCTCTGCTTCGGATCTCTCCTCGGTGGAGTCCTGGTGGAGGCGTTCGGCTGGCCGTCGGTGTTCTTCGTCAATGTGCCCGTGGCGGGAACCCTCGCGGTGGCCGGATGGCGGCTGTTCCCCGCGGACGGCCCGTGGGACCGCTCACGGCACTTCGACGTGGCAGGCGCGCTGACCGCGACGGGCGGGATCACACTCCTGGTGTTCCTGCTGGTGCAGGCCCCCGCGGAGGGCTGGGACACACCCGCGGCCCTCGCGAGCGCGGTGCTGTCCCTCGGGCTGCTGGCGCTCTTCGCCGTCGTAGAGAGGCGATCCCGTGATCCGCTCGTACCGGCAAGGCTGTTCGCCGACCGCGGCCTGCTCGCGGCGATGGGGGTGACCGCCCTGTTCAGCGCCACATTCAGCTCAGTGCCGTACTTCCTGACCCTCTACTTCCAGACCGTCCACGGATACCGGGCGGTCGCCACCGGGTTCGCGTTCCTCGTGCCCGCTGTGGTGGTGGCCGTCGGTACGCAGGCCGGTGGACGGGCCGTGTCCGCTTTCGGGGTGCGCCGGATGCTGGTGGGAGGCATGGCGCTGGGTGCCGCCGGAGCCGCGGCACTCGGCCTGGCGCTCACCGCCGACGGCTCGTATCCCGCGCTCCTGCCGGGGATCGTGCTGCTGAGTGTCGGCCAGGGGGCCGCGTGGACGGGGATGTGGATCGCCGCGTCCGCCGGGGTGGCCCCCGGTGACCAGGGCATCGCCTCGGGACTGGCGTCGACCACCCTGCAGGTGGGCGGCGCGGTGGGCCTCGCCTTACTGGTCGGGGTCGCCGGCGGGGTTGGGCAGAACGCCTCCGGGCCTGGGCTCCTCGACGGCATCCGTACCGCCGTGTTCGTGATAGCGGGCGGCATCGGCTGCGGCGCGTTCGCACTGCTCGCCCTTCGCAGGACCACGAGTCCTTAG
- a CDS encoding copper chaperone PCu(A)C has protein sequence MRPTRNTWFVNALRTVAPPLGASCGALALMVAYTATGAAGDPPPRITVVDAHIVAVSAGSGSTAAYFEIRNTGPSKDTLLYADSPDLGVSLLRRTVRRTGTGRTEPVWAVDVPAGGTVRMAPGGLGVVILDPPVLKAGQKVPYLLWFRQSGKVAVRATVTAGVR, from the coding sequence ATGCGCCCGACGCGCAACACATGGTTCGTCAACGCCTTACGGACCGTCGCGCCGCCGTTGGGCGCCTCCTGCGGTGCGCTGGCCCTCATGGTCGCGTACACCGCGACCGGCGCGGCAGGCGATCCGCCGCCCAGGATCACGGTCGTCGACGCACACATCGTCGCGGTGTCCGCGGGTTCCGGCTCGACCGCCGCGTATTTCGAGATCCGCAACACCGGCCCGTCGAAGGACACGCTGCTGTACGCGGACTCACCGGACCTGGGCGTCAGCCTCCTGCGACGTACAGTGCGCCGCACCGGGACGGGGCGTACGGAGCCCGTGTGGGCCGTCGACGTTCCGGCGGGCGGCACGGTGCGCATGGCGCCGGGAGGTCTCGGGGTCGTGATCCTGGATCCCCCCGTACTGAAAGCCGGTCAGAAGGTGCCCTACCTTCTGTGGTTCCGTCAGAGCGGGAAGGTCGCCGTCCGGGCGACCGTGACCGCGGGCGTGAGATGA